In one window of Gemmatimonadaceae bacterium DNA:
- a CDS encoding FAD:protein FMN transferase, producing the protein MTAARATFSISQASWRWWVMLFALVGASLYAYRTRERAGPTVARFGGPAQGSTYSVVLNGGRPDSVVSSLKSAVDSLLADVDAQMSTYDSASELSRLNRDTANTPVVLSAPLAEVMRQSIAVSQASGGAFDVTVGPLVDAWGFGPAGVLTRVPDSTMLDALRARVGWQKLRLEGESLTKGHPHLEIDLSAIAQGYTVDLISALLSARGEANHFVEVGGEVRARGRNAQGMPFRVGIEQPDVDRRSVRLVVGLADRALATSGNYRDFHDVDGVRYVHTIDPATGKPVRHRLLAASVLHQQCSLADAWATALMVVGPERAWAMAEANRLEVLLLVAGPNGEVQERMTAGFRAAVIRDGEPKRH; encoded by the coding sequence ATGACCGCGGCGCGCGCGACGTTCAGCATTTCGCAGGCGTCCTGGCGGTGGTGGGTGATGCTGTTCGCCCTCGTGGGCGCTTCGCTCTACGCGTACCGCACACGCGAGCGCGCCGGGCCCACCGTGGCGCGCTTCGGGGGCCCCGCGCAGGGTTCGACCTACAGTGTCGTGCTCAACGGCGGGCGTCCGGATTCCGTGGTTTCTTCGTTGAAGTCGGCGGTCGATTCACTGCTCGCGGATGTCGACGCGCAGATGTCCACCTACGATTCCGCGTCGGAGCTTTCGCGCCTCAATCGCGACACCGCGAATACACCAGTGGTGCTTTCGGCGCCCCTGGCCGAGGTGATGCGCCAGTCGATCGCCGTGTCGCAAGCGTCTGGTGGCGCGTTCGATGTGACGGTGGGTCCGCTGGTGGATGCGTGGGGGTTTGGTCCCGCCGGCGTGCTCACCCGCGTGCCCGACAGCACGATGCTGGACGCCCTTCGTGCACGGGTCGGATGGCAGAAGCTGCGCCTTGAGGGTGAGTCGCTCACCAAGGGCCATCCGCATCTCGAGATTGACCTGTCGGCCATCGCCCAGGGCTACACGGTCGATCTCATTTCCGCGCTGCTGAGTGCTCGCGGTGAAGCCAACCACTTCGTGGAAGTTGGTGGCGAGGTGCGTGCCCGCGGACGCAACGCACAGGGGATGCCATTTCGGGTAGGCATCGAACAGCCGGACGTCGATCGGCGAAGCGTGCGACTGGTGGTTGGACTTGCCGACCGTGCGCTGGCGACTTCCGGCAACTATCGCGACTTCCACGATGTTGATGGGGTGCGTTACGTGCATACCATCGATCCGGCCACCGGCAAACCGGTGCGGCATCGCCTCCTGGCCGCGTCCGTCCTGCACCAACAGTGCTCACTGGCCGACGCCTGGGCGACCGCGCTCATGGTGGTGGGGCCGGAACGGGCGTGGGCCATGGCGGAGGCCAACCGGCTCGAGGTGCTCTTGCTTGTTGCCGGGCCAAATGGTGAGGTTCAGGAGCGTATGACGGCCGGATTCAGGGCGGCGGTGATACGTGATGGAGAACCGAAGCGCCATTGA
- a CDS encoding aminotransferase class III-fold pyridoxal phosphate-dependent enzyme gives MMTGVPRLTAENATQLASQCYGVRGTLRELTSERDQNFLLERDDGKRFVLKIANANEQRAVLEAENAVMHHVAATDLCPRVVRTSDDQEIAQSGPYRLRLITCLAGRTLGNTPLHTDALRRDIGRALGRLDAALADLHLPAFDRRFHWDLAHALDVIDANLERVVDESLRAHVAQMANYHRVTVLPLLPTFRRSLIHGDPNDYNLLVDSTRQTVTGIIDFGDMVVSHSVNDVAIAMAYVALSADDPLAAASAVAAGYHAEYPLTDDEIAALYSLMCMRLCTSVCVAATQQAARPGVEYLGISQGPIGITLPRLAAIHPRFAHYTLRAACGLSPVPHASRVVGWLQAHAGEFAHLTGHDLRTSPVAPVDLSVGGTLLSSNAADNTPGEVDRRVRQVLAEHGAIVGAGGYDEARVMYEWTGEPASNERRTIHMGLDLSLAVGAPLYAPLDGVVHGFEFANRHHDYGPVIVLRHRTTGPDAVDFFTLYGHLTPDSLDGLQVGQVLPKGTEFARIGSAPTNGDWWQHVHVQLITDMLDVPCNVDGAVKASQRVVWRSLCPDPNLLLGIPDSRLPHHQSVAAIAASRRAHIGANLSISYGAAPLNIVRGWKQYLFDEVGRRYIDGYNNVAHVGHAHPRVVRAVSEQLAVLNTNTRYLQEQLVEYADALTALLPDPLTVCYFTASGSEANELALRLARAHTGQRDLIVMDSAYHGHTTTLIDISPYKHAGPGGKGAPDWVQTSPIPDVYRNREVVGAPGPWFAAQVGAAIERVAQRGRGLCGYIAESCPSVGGQIMLPDGFLADVYARVRAVGGVCIADEVQTGFGRIGTHFWAFEAQGVIPDIVVLGKPIANGFPMGAVITTRAIADRFDNGMEFFSTFGGSTAACVAGRATLQVTLDERLQAQALTVGNRLLEGLRSTAGECELIGDVRGSGLFLGVELVRDRETRAPAASEASWVVNRMRALGVLVGTDGPHHNVIKMRGPMSLELSDADRVAETLGQALREMT, from the coding sequence ATGATGACAGGCGTACCCCGATTGACCGCTGAGAACGCGACGCAACTGGCGTCGCAGTGCTACGGTGTTCGCGGCACTCTTCGCGAACTGACCAGCGAACGCGACCAGAACTTCCTGCTGGAACGCGATGACGGCAAGCGCTTCGTGCTGAAAATCGCCAATGCGAATGAGCAGCGCGCCGTGCTGGAAGCGGAGAACGCCGTGATGCATCACGTCGCGGCGACGGACCTCTGCCCGCGTGTTGTCCGCACGAGTGACGACCAGGAGATCGCGCAGTCCGGCCCATACCGCCTTCGCCTGATCACGTGTCTCGCCGGCAGGACGCTGGGCAACACACCGTTGCACACCGACGCCTTGCGGCGTGATATCGGACGAGCCCTCGGGCGGCTGGATGCCGCGTTGGCTGACCTTCATCTGCCTGCCTTCGACCGCCGATTTCACTGGGATCTGGCGCACGCACTGGATGTCATCGATGCCAACCTGGAGCGCGTGGTCGACGAGTCGCTGCGTGCGCACGTCGCGCAAATGGCGAACTATCATCGCGTCACCGTTCTGCCCCTGCTCCCGACGTTTCGACGCAGCCTGATTCACGGCGACCCCAACGACTACAACCTGCTGGTTGATTCGACGCGACAAACGGTCACCGGTATCATCGATTTCGGCGACATGGTGGTGAGTCACAGCGTGAACGACGTGGCCATCGCCATGGCCTACGTGGCGCTCAGCGCCGACGATCCACTGGCCGCTGCGTCGGCGGTCGCGGCGGGTTATCACGCCGAGTATCCACTCACGGACGATGAGATTGCGGCACTGTACAGCCTGATGTGCATGCGTCTGTGCACCAGCGTCTGCGTGGCGGCCACCCAGCAGGCGGCGCGCCCGGGTGTCGAGTACCTCGGCATCAGCCAGGGGCCCATCGGCATCACGCTGCCACGGCTGGCGGCCATTCATCCGCGGTTTGCGCACTACACGCTGCGGGCAGCCTGTGGCCTCTCGCCTGTGCCCCACGCATCACGCGTGGTGGGATGGCTGCAGGCACACGCCGGCGAATTCGCGCATCTCACGGGGCATGACCTGCGAACGTCGCCTGTCGCGCCAGTCGATTTGAGTGTTGGTGGCACGTTGTTGTCCAGCAACGCAGCCGACAATACGCCGGGCGAGGTGGACCGTCGTGTGCGGCAAGTGCTCGCCGAGCACGGCGCGATCGTCGGTGCGGGCGGCTACGATGAGGCGCGCGTGATGTACGAGTGGACCGGCGAGCCTGCGTCGAACGAACGGCGCACGATTCACATGGGTCTCGATCTCTCGCTCGCGGTCGGCGCACCGTTGTACGCGCCGCTCGACGGGGTCGTGCATGGCTTCGAATTCGCCAACCGGCATCATGACTACGGACCGGTCATCGTGCTGCGGCATCGAACCACCGGACCTGACGCGGTGGACTTCTTCACGTTGTACGGGCACCTGACGCCCGACTCGCTGGACGGCCTGCAGGTGGGTCAGGTCCTTCCCAAGGGCACCGAGTTCGCGCGCATCGGCAGCGCGCCAACCAACGGCGACTGGTGGCAGCATGTGCACGTGCAGCTCATCACCGACATGCTGGACGTGCCGTGCAATGTCGACGGGGCGGTGAAGGCCAGTCAGCGAGTGGTCTGGCGCAGTCTCTGTCCAGACCCCAACCTGCTGCTGGGCATACCGGACAGCCGGCTGCCGCATCACCAGTCCGTCGCGGCCATCGCGGCGTCTCGTCGCGCCCACATCGGCGCCAATCTCAGCATTTCGTACGGCGCCGCGCCGCTCAATATCGTGCGCGGGTGGAAGCAGTATCTGTTCGATGAAGTGGGACGCCGCTACATCGACGGCTACAACAACGTCGCTCATGTCGGCCATGCGCACCCGCGCGTGGTGCGGGCCGTCAGCGAACAGCTGGCGGTGCTCAATACCAACACGCGCTATCTGCAGGAACAGTTGGTCGAGTATGCCGATGCGTTGACCGCCTTGCTGCCCGATCCGCTCACGGTGTGCTACTTCACGGCATCGGGCAGCGAAGCCAACGAACTGGCGTTGCGGCTCGCGCGGGCGCACACGGGGCAGCGTGATCTGATTGTGATGGACTCCGCCTATCACGGGCACACCACCACGCTCATCGACATCAGCCCGTACAAACACGCCGGTCCGGGCGGCAAGGGCGCGCCTGACTGGGTACAGACGTCACCGATTCCCGATGTGTACCGCAATCGCGAGGTGGTGGGTGCTCCGGGGCCGTGGTTTGCGGCACAGGTGGGCGCGGCCATTGAGCGCGTGGCACAACGCGGTCGCGGACTGTGCGGCTATATCGCGGAAAGCTGTCCAAGCGTTGGCGGCCAGATCATGCTGCCTGACGGATTTCTGGCCGATGTCTACGCGCGCGTTCGCGCCGTTGGCGGTGTGTGCATCGCCGACGAAGTGCAGACCGGATTCGGACGCATTGGTACGCATTTCTGGGCTTTCGAGGCGCAGGGTGTCATTCCGGACATTGTGGTGCTTGGCAAGCCAATCGCCAATGGATTCCCCATGGGGGCGGTGATCACCACGCGCGCCATTGCCGATCGGTTTGACAATGGCATGGAATTCTTCAGCACGTTCGGTGGCAGCACGGCGGCCTGCGTCGCCGGGCGCGCCACGTTGCAGGTCACGCTCGACGAGCGCCTTCAGGCGCAGGCGCTGACCGTCGGCAACCGCTTGCTGGAGGGGCTGCGATCAACGGCAGGCGAGTGCGAACTGATTGGCGATGTGCGCGGATCAGGGTTGTTTCTGGGAGTCGAACTGGTGCGCGATCGCGAGACGCGGGCGCCGGCGGCGAGCGAGGCGAGCTGGGTGGTGAACCGGATGCGGGCGCTTGGGGTACTGGTGGGTACTGACGGGCCGCACCACAACGTGATCAAGATGCGAGGTCCGATGTCGCTGGAGTTGTCGGATGCCGATCGCGTGGCGGAGACGCTCGGTCAGGCACTGCGGGAGATGACGTGA
- a CDS encoding zinc ABC transporter substrate-binding protein: MKIISFLHLSVLAPIAAWSLATSASRVPPPAAVIHVVATTPDLAALAREIGGDAVEVKALAKATEDPHFVDAKPSHIVTLNRADVLIEGGADLEIGWLPPLLESARNDRIATGAPGRIVASQGIRMLDVPSTLDRARGDVHALGNPHFLIDPINVRTIAATIAEHFALVNPKSADLFRANLKKFDATLDVHLATWLKQMAPFKGAKIVTYHKDFVYLAERFNLEVVETLEAKPGIAPSPAHLAQVISTMKAQNARVILVQPYQNRKTAETVARQTDATVLDMAQQPGAIDGTGTYFQLMDYIVTLLSTALQEKK, from the coding sequence ATGAAGATCATATCGTTCCTGCATCTGTCGGTCCTTGCACCGATTGCCGCGTGGAGCCTAGCCACATCGGCAAGCCGCGTGCCGCCTCCAGCCGCCGTTATTCACGTGGTCGCTACTACGCCCGATCTGGCAGCGCTCGCACGCGAGATTGGCGGTGATGCGGTGGAAGTGAAGGCACTGGCGAAAGCCACGGAAGATCCCCACTTCGTGGATGCGAAGCCCAGCCACATTGTCACGCTCAACCGCGCGGACGTGCTCATTGAAGGTGGGGCGGATCTCGAGATTGGCTGGCTGCCACCGCTGCTGGAGAGCGCCCGCAACGATCGCATCGCCACCGGCGCCCCGGGGCGCATCGTGGCGTCACAGGGCATTCGCATGCTGGACGTGCCGTCCACGCTGGACCGCGCGCGTGGTGACGTGCACGCCCTGGGCAATCCCCACTTTCTCATCGATCCGATCAACGTCCGGACGATCGCGGCAACCATCGCCGAGCATTTCGCCCTGGTGAATCCGAAGTCGGCGGACCTGTTTCGGGCCAACCTGAAGAAGTTCGACGCCACACTGGATGTGCATCTGGCTACGTGGCTCAAGCAGATGGCGCCGTTCAAAGGCGCGAAGATCGTGACCTATCACAAGGACTTCGTATACCTGGCGGAGCGATTCAATCTCGAGGTCGTGGAAACGCTGGAGGCCAAGCCCGGGATTGCGCCCTCGCCGGCGCATCTGGCGCAGGTGATCAGCACGATGAAGGCGCAGAATGCGCGGGTGATTCTGGTGCAACCGTACCAGAATCGAAAGACGGCCGAGACCGTGGCGCGTCAGACCGACGCGACCGTGCTGGATATGGCGCAGCAGCCCGGGGCCATCGACGGGACCGGCACGTATTTTCAGTTGATGGACTATATCGTGACCTTGTTGTCCACCGCGTTGCAGGAGAAGAAATGA
- a CDS encoding ApbE family protein, which yields MLVLLLTIAVIAIAMAAMAIGVAISGRRLKGSCGGVGGDCECERAGIAPDQRACAQKTR from the coding sequence ATGCTCGTCTTGCTGCTTACGATTGCCGTGATCGCGATAGCCATGGCGGCGATGGCCATTGGCGTTGCCATATCCGGCCGCCGGCTCAAGGGTTCGTGCGGCGGCGTGGGCGGCGACTGCGAATGCGAGCGGGCGGGGATTGCCCCCGACCAACGCGCCTGCGCGCAGAAGACGCGATAA
- a CDS encoding carbohydrate binding family 9 domain-containing protein encodes MTDLRLRMFLRLKWYVAIAILSVVDSAGAQASPKRALASRLASTPAPRIDGRLNDPAWAGLTPIEDFEQQRPIEGAAPSERTQVFIRYDDDALYVGARMFRQRPDHIARSVTRRDGQGNAERLQVTFDTHRDRRTAYAFEVSAAGVRNDFHHSQDDENRGRESQYDPVWSANAVVDSLGWTAEMRIPFSQVRFPTTEVQEWGFQMDRWMPDKNEDLQWIVIPSRENGYISRFGTLSGISGVKSSRPTEFLPYMAADATKSAVSNALNPFRNPTKARAGLDAKFGIGSNLTVDATVNPDFGQVEADPAEVNLSAFETIVEERRTFFTEGAQLLRVEGPNYFYSRRIGSAPHLSASGDFTDQPHASTILGAAKVTGRTRSRLSVGALAAVTGRTEARVFDLDSLSTNRVSVEPQAEYAVVRLQQEIGTQASTIGGSFTSMRRNMSDLPQLASVLSRDAMAGGIDWRIRMQQGRYAVSGWAGYSYVAGDSLAMARVQRSSAHFFQRPDGGYLGYNSALRSLKGYTASIRADKDAGRHILWGAQVMTESPGYEVNDVGRVQSSDDIEYNADIQVRETQPGPYFQNWRLGFATKGAYNYGGNHTNSELTQNTSLTFRNLWSLNVNSKVDLPTLDDALTRGGPLMSTALSAGQEVRINSPFGGRTFYRASANWNTDVMGGHRLTLGGSVTVRPAPRWQATLEPSYTTSTDARQYVTSVENAASTETYGRRYLFAYVDRVTASMKTRLNYAFSPSLTLEGYGEPFVASGHYYGIGELRAPRTHALKTYGTEGSSITRADDGSYAIADQGAPFTLSNRDFNVLSFRSNVVLRWEWNAGSTLFLVWQQNRRASEALGEPARFVDLRNTTRAGGDNYLAMKLSYWFPVGGH; translated from the coding sequence GTGACCGATCTGCGTTTGCGCATGTTCCTGCGCCTGAAGTGGTACGTTGCTATCGCTATACTGTCGGTAGTCGACTCCGCCGGCGCCCAAGCCTCTCCCAAACGGGCCCTGGCCAGCAGGCTCGCCTCCACGCCCGCTCCCCGAATCGACGGTCGACTGAACGATCCGGCCTGGGCTGGACTGACGCCGATCGAGGATTTCGAACAGCAGCGGCCGATCGAAGGCGCGGCCCCTTCGGAGCGCACTCAGGTGTTCATTCGGTACGATGACGACGCGCTGTACGTCGGGGCGCGCATGTTTCGTCAACGGCCTGATCACATAGCGCGATCGGTGACCCGTCGGGATGGACAGGGCAACGCCGAACGCTTGCAGGTGACGTTTGACACCCATCGCGATCGGCGGACCGCATATGCGTTCGAAGTGTCCGCCGCCGGTGTCCGCAATGATTTCCACCACTCGCAAGACGACGAAAATCGCGGTCGCGAAAGCCAGTATGATCCCGTCTGGTCGGCGAATGCGGTGGTCGACTCGCTCGGATGGACCGCCGAGATGCGCATTCCCTTCTCGCAAGTGCGATTCCCCACGACCGAGGTGCAGGAGTGGGGCTTCCAGATGGACCGCTGGATGCCGGACAAGAACGAAGATCTCCAATGGATCGTGATTCCGAGTCGCGAGAACGGGTACATCTCGCGTTTCGGGACATTGTCAGGCATTTCGGGCGTGAAATCATCGCGGCCGACGGAGTTTTTGCCGTACATGGCGGCCGATGCGACCAAGTCGGCGGTGTCCAATGCGCTCAATCCGTTCCGCAATCCGACCAAGGCGCGGGCTGGCCTTGATGCGAAGTTCGGCATCGGCTCGAATCTCACAGTTGATGCGACGGTGAATCCGGATTTCGGCCAAGTCGAGGCCGATCCCGCCGAGGTGAATCTGTCGGCTTTCGAGACCATCGTGGAAGAGCGTCGCACCTTCTTCACCGAAGGCGCACAATTGCTGCGCGTCGAGGGACCCAACTACTTCTATTCGCGTCGCATCGGCTCGGCCCCGCATCTCTCGGCGTCCGGTGACTTCACCGATCAGCCGCACGCCAGCACGATTCTCGGCGCCGCCAAGGTGACCGGACGGACGAGGTCGCGTCTGTCCGTTGGCGCTCTGGCCGCCGTCACCGGCCGCACCGAAGCGCGCGTATTCGATCTTGACAGCCTTTCCACGAATCGCGTGTCGGTCGAACCGCAAGCGGAGTACGCCGTGGTGCGCCTGCAGCAAGAGATCGGGACGCAAGCGTCAACCATTGGTGGAAGCTTTACGTCGATGCGTCGCAACATGAGTGACCTGCCGCAACTCGCCTCCGTGCTCTCACGCGACGCCATGGCCGGTGGCATCGACTGGCGCATCCGGATGCAGCAAGGCCGCTATGCCGTCAGCGGTTGGGCGGGGTACAGCTACGTCGCCGGTGACTCATTGGCGATGGCGCGCGTGCAGCGCTCAAGCGCGCACTTCTTCCAGCGACCGGATGGCGGATACCTGGGCTACAATTCCGCGCTGCGTTCACTCAAGGGCTACACGGCCAGCATTCGTGCCGACAAGGATGCAGGGCGGCACATCCTGTGGGGCGCGCAGGTCATGACCGAATCGCCCGGCTATGAAGTGAACGATGTAGGTCGCGTGCAGTCGTCGGACGACATCGAGTACAACGCCGATATACAAGTGCGAGAGACTCAGCCCGGACCGTACTTCCAGAACTGGCGGCTCGGATTTGCCACGAAGGGGGCCTACAACTACGGCGGCAATCACACCAATAGTGAGCTGACGCAGAACACGTCGTTGACCTTCAGGAACCTGTGGTCGCTCAACGTGAACTCGAAAGTCGACTTGCCCACGCTGGACGACGCGCTTACCCGCGGTGGGCCGCTGATGTCGACCGCGCTCTCGGCGGGGCAGGAGGTGCGCATCAACAGTCCGTTCGGTGGCCGTACGTTTTACCGCGCCAGCGCGAACTGGAACACCGACGTCATGGGCGGACATCGGCTGACACTCGGCGGTAGTGTCACCGTGCGTCCGGCGCCGCGGTGGCAGGCCACGCTTGAACCGAGCTACACCACCAGCACTGACGCGCGGCAGTACGTGACCAGCGTGGAGAACGCGGCGTCGACCGAAACTTATGGGCGCCGCTATCTCTTTGCCTATGTAGATCGGGTGACGGCGTCCATGAAGACGCGCCTGAACTACGCATTTTCTCCGTCGCTGACGTTGGAGGGGTATGGCGAGCCGTTCGTGGCCAGTGGCCACTACTACGGCATCGGTGAGTTGCGGGCGCCTCGCACACATGCGCTGAAAACGTATGGCACCGAAGGGTCCAGCATTACCCGCGCTGACGACGGGTCGTATGCAATCGCCGATCAGGGCGCACCCTTCACGCTGTCGAATCGCGATTTCAACGTGCTGTCGTTCCGATCAAACGTCGTGCTGCGGTGGGAATGGAACGCCGGCAGCACACTGTTTCTCGTGTGGCAGCAGAATCGGCGCGCGTCCGAGGCGCTTGGCGAGCCAGCGCGATTCGTCGACCTGCGCAACACCACACGTGCCGGTGGCGACAACTATCTCGCCATGAAGCTCAGCTACTGGTTCCCGGTGGGCGGGCACTGA
- a CDS encoding NADH:ubiquinone reductase (Na(+)-transporting) subunit F yields MLTIVVGVVTFVVLVLLMVAVLMGAKARLVQSGDVLIVVNDDPAKSLHVKSGSTLLSTLAEQKIFVPSACGGKGSCGVCKVEVLDGGGSLLPTETGWVTRGEARDGVRLSCQVKVKQNMKIHLDEAIFGVRKWHCRVRSNHNVATFIKELVLELPAGEAVPFRAGGYIQIECPPHTVNYRDFDIGAEYREDWDAFKLWDLTSTSTETVSRAYSMASFPLESDIIMLNVRVATPPPRTTGIPPGIMSSYIFGLKPGDEVIISGPYGEFFAKDTNNEMCFIGGGAGMAPMRSHIYDLFRRVHSDRKVTFWYGARSMKEAFYVEDFDAIARENSNFTWHLALSEPKPEDHWTGATGFIHQVLLRDYLSRHPSPEDVEYYLCGPPLMLKACMDMLEDLGVPRENVAFDDFG; encoded by the coding sequence ATGCTGACCATTGTGGTGGGTGTCGTCACGTTCGTGGTACTGGTGCTGCTCATGGTGGCCGTGCTCATGGGCGCCAAGGCGCGCCTGGTGCAGAGCGGCGACGTGTTGATTGTCGTGAACGACGATCCGGCCAAATCGCTGCATGTCAAGTCGGGCAGCACGCTGCTCAGCACGCTTGCGGAACAGAAGATCTTTGTGCCATCCGCGTGCGGCGGCAAGGGATCGTGCGGCGTGTGCAAGGTGGAAGTGTTGGACGGCGGCGGATCGTTGCTGCCCACCGAAACCGGCTGGGTGACACGCGGTGAAGCGCGGGATGGCGTGCGCCTGTCGTGTCAGGTGAAGGTGAAGCAGAACATGAAAATCCACCTCGATGAGGCGATCTTCGGGGTGCGCAAATGGCATTGCCGCGTACGCTCCAACCACAACGTGGCCACGTTCATCAAGGAACTGGTGCTGGAACTGCCGGCCGGTGAAGCCGTGCCGTTTCGGGCCGGTGGTTACATCCAGATTGAGTGTCCGCCGCACACGGTGAACTATCGCGATTTTGATATCGGCGCCGAGTATCGCGAAGATTGGGATGCGTTCAAGCTGTGGGACCTGACGTCGACCAGCACGGAAACGGTTTCGCGCGCCTATTCGATGGCGAGTTTTCCGTTGGAGAGCGACATCATCATGCTCAATGTGCGCGTGGCCACGCCGCCACCGCGCACGACTGGCATTCCCCCCGGCATCATGTCGTCGTACATCTTCGGCCTCAAGCCGGGCGACGAGGTGATCATCTCGGGTCCGTACGGCGAGTTTTTCGCCAAGGACACGAACAACGAGATGTGTTTCATTGGTGGCGGTGCCGGCATGGCGCCCATGCGGTCGCATATTTACGACCTGTTTCGCCGGGTACACAGCGATCGCAAGGTCACGTTCTGGTATGGCGCGCGCTCCATGAAGGAAGCGTTCTATGTGGAGGACTTTGACGCGATCGCGCGTGAGAATTCCAACTTCACGTGGCATCTGGCACTGTCCGAGCCCAAACCGGAAGACCACTGGACCGGTGCCACGGGATTCATTCATCAGGTGTTGTTGCGCGACTACTTGTCCAGGCATCCGTCGCCTGAAGACGTGGAGTACTACCTGTGCGGACCGCCCCTGATGCTGAAGGCGTGCATGGACATGCTGGAAGATCTTGGCGTGCCGCGCGAAAACGTGGCCTTCGACGACTTCGGCTGA
- a CDS encoding DUF302 domain-containing protein, translating into MTDSIGMAIHLAVPYAEAVQRTRDALKSEGFGVLTEVDIQAAFKEKLGREFRPYVILGACNPPLAFTALSADSQVGLLLPCNVTVEAADDGGSMVRLVDPLSLLAASAFGASTAISDVAADAHARLTRVAKALGG; encoded by the coding sequence ATGACGGATTCCATCGGCATGGCCATTCACCTGGCCGTGCCCTATGCCGAGGCCGTGCAGCGCACCCGCGATGCGCTCAAAAGTGAAGGATTTGGCGTGCTCACCGAAGTCGACATCCAAGCCGCGTTCAAGGAAAAGCTTGGCCGGGAGTTTCGCCCTTACGTCATTCTGGGCGCGTGCAATCCGCCGTTGGCGTTCACGGCGCTCAGCGCCGATTCGCAGGTGGGATTGCTGCTGCCCTGCAACGTGACGGTGGAAGCGGCCGACGATGGAGGCTCAATGGTGCGTCTGGTCGATCCCTTGAGCCTCTTGGCGGCCAGTGCGTTCGGCGCATCAACCGCCATCAGCGACGTCGCGGCCGACGCACATGCGCGACTCACACGGGTGGCAAAGGCGCTCGGCGGCTAG
- a CDS encoding YegP family protein — protein sequence MSGSYQLKQNDKGQFSFALMAANGETILRSEQYESKAAAENGIASVQKNSPLDERFERKDATDGRFYFNLKAANHQIIGTSQMYASAQSRDAGIESVKANGPTTAGV from the coding sequence ATGTCCGGTTCCTATCAACTCAAGCAGAACGACAAGGGGCAGTTTTCCTTCGCGCTTATGGCGGCGAACGGCGAGACGATCCTGCGCAGCGAGCAGTACGAAAGCAAGGCGGCGGCGGAGAATGGCATCGCGTCGGTCCAGAAGAACAGTCCGCTCGACGAGCGGTTCGAGCGCAAGGACGCGACTGACGGCCGTTTCTACTTCAATCTCAAGGCGGCCAATCACCAGATCATCGGCACCAGCCAGATGTATGCCAGCGCACAGAGCCGTGATGCTGGCATCGAATCGGTGAAGGCCAACGGGCCCACCACCGCCGGAGTCTGA
- a CDS encoding peptidoglycan DD-metalloendopeptidase family protein produces MSGMAARFAAAIVVLAAGDTAPRGPVACGPLVRMSTIPARPKRGTLFVVRVTGAAAATELSGRVAGEALHFSRDTAGRRVSFAPAPIDSASLEVVVECVTDVTRDTLRVRLALARGAYAIEHLRVAPRFSAPPDSAIIARQQRESARAADVSRLAHDTPRLWSRPFSPPRASRITSRFGGGREFNGTVTSRHMGTDFAGTMGAPIHAANRGVVRLVDDFYLGGKVVYVDHGAGMVTAYLHMSAQRVAPGDTVERGTVLGLVGATGRVTGPHLHFIARYGAVTVDPQSLLDSAFGGGYVPLQ; encoded by the coding sequence GTGAGCGGGATGGCGGCGCGGTTCGCGGCCGCCATCGTCGTATTGGCTGCGGGCGATACCGCGCCGCGGGGGCCGGTGGCATGCGGCCCGTTGGTGCGAATGAGCACCATACCGGCGCGCCCGAAACGGGGAACGCTGTTCGTCGTGCGGGTGACGGGTGCCGCGGCGGCCACTGAGCTTTCGGGGCGCGTCGCTGGCGAAGCGCTGCACTTCTCACGTGATACGGCCGGACGGCGTGTGTCGTTCGCACCGGCACCAATCGATTCGGCATCACTGGAAGTGGTCGTCGAGTGTGTGACAGACGTCACGCGCGACACGCTCCGCGTGCGGCTGGCTCTGGCACGCGGTGCGTATGCGATCGAGCATCTGCGCGTCGCGCCGAGATTCTCCGCGCCGCCCGATTCCGCGATCATCGCGCGACAACAGCGTGAGTCGGCACGCGCGGCTGACGTGTCCAGGCTGGCACACGACACGCCGCGCCTCTGGTCGCGCCCGTTCAGTCCGCCGCGCGCCAGCCGCATCACGAGTCGCTTTGGCGGCGGTCGTGAATTCAATGGCACGGTTACCTCGCGCCATATGGGCACCGACTTCGCCGGGACCATGGGCGCGCCGATCCATGCCGCCAACCGCGGCGTGGTCCGCCTGGTGGACGACTTCTACCTTGGTGGCAAAGTGGTGTATGTCGACCACGGCGCGGGCATGGTCACCGCCTACCTGCACATGAGTGCGCAACGCGTCGCGCCCGGTGACACGGTCGAGCGTGGGACCGTGCTGGGACTGGTGGGGGCGACCGGCCGCGTGACCGGACCACACCTGCACTTCATCGCCCGCTACGGCGCCGTGACGGTCGACCCGCAGTCGCTGCTCGACAGCGCTTTTGGTGGCGGGTACGTTCCCTTACAGTGA